The Akkermansia muciniphila genome contains a region encoding:
- a CDS encoding M42 family metallopeptidase produces MLPAPMPQPSFPVERFPDQCYYIGMKISDDSLEFLTELLETPSPSGFEIDAQRIWADELRKYTEDVQCDTYGNTWAVFPADAEDAPTLMIEAHADEIGFMIRHITKDGFLYVERVGGTDTAIARGRRVRFLGSQGEVMGVTGNTAIHLREPGEKEPKIWEIYVDVGASSDKEVAELGLRIGHVGVYCDGPMLMNESKLVCRALDNRLSGFVLAEIARKLCKLKKPLAWNVALVNAVQEEVGCIGAGMITHRLRPDAAICIDVTHATDSPGLDKGKFGDIKLGGGPAVIHGTANHPNLVARLEIVADKNKIPLQHEAAGRRTGTDTDSIYTSRNGVASALVSVPLRYMHSPVETAALADVEATIKLLLELVKSLKPEDSFGHKL; encoded by the coding sequence ATGCTCCCCGCCCCCATGCCGCAGCCGTCCTTTCCTGTTGAGCGCTTCCCGGACCAGTGCTATTATATCGGCATGAAGATCAGCGACGACAGCCTTGAATTTTTAACGGAACTTCTGGAAACGCCCAGCCCCTCCGGGTTTGAAATAGACGCCCAGCGCATCTGGGCGGATGAATTGCGCAAGTACACGGAAGACGTTCAGTGCGATACCTACGGCAATACCTGGGCCGTCTTCCCCGCGGATGCGGAAGACGCCCCCACGCTGATGATTGAAGCCCATGCGGATGAAATAGGCTTCATGATCCGCCATATCACCAAGGACGGCTTCCTGTACGTGGAACGCGTGGGCGGCACGGACACGGCCATCGCCCGCGGACGCCGCGTGCGTTTCCTGGGATCCCAGGGTGAAGTAATGGGCGTGACCGGAAACACGGCCATCCATCTGAGGGAACCCGGGGAGAAGGAACCCAAAATCTGGGAAATCTACGTGGACGTAGGAGCCTCTTCCGACAAGGAAGTGGCGGAGCTCGGCCTGCGCATAGGCCATGTGGGCGTTTATTGCGACGGCCCCATGCTGATGAATGAAAGCAAACTGGTATGCCGCGCCCTGGACAACCGGTTGAGCGGTTTTGTCCTGGCGGAGATAGCCAGAAAACTGTGCAAGCTGAAAAAACCCCTGGCCTGGAATGTTGCGCTCGTGAACGCCGTTCAGGAGGAAGTGGGCTGCATCGGCGCGGGAATGATTACCCACCGTTTGCGTCCGGACGCCGCCATCTGCATTGACGTGACGCACGCCACGGACTCCCCCGGACTGGACAAGGGCAAATTTGGAGACATCAAGCTGGGCGGCGGACCCGCGGTCATCCACGGCACGGCCAACCATCCCAACCTGGTGGCCCGCCTGGAAATCGTGGCGGACAAGAACAAAATTCCGCTCCAGCATGAAGCCGCCGGACGCCGCACCGGAACGGATACGGACAGCATTTACACCTCCCGCAACGGCGTAGCCTCCGCCCTGGTATCCGTACCCCTGCGCTACATGCACTCCCCGGTGGAAACGGCCGCCCTCGCGGACGTGGAAGCCACCATCAAGCTTCTGCTGGAACTGGTCAAGTCCCTGAAGCCGGAAGACTCCTTCGGCCACAAGCTGTAA
- a CDS encoding MauE/DoxX family redox-associated membrane protein gives MLREKIVRICLLLLRLGMGGFFLFVAGRKLFHLDQLQATIDRFAIFPEAWGHPLACLGVACEIVVGLGLLFRRTCAGAALLGSALTFTFVALFVQGWIRGLALSCNCIGVEREVTSYPFEVAWRLGLFLLMLVILWNSCRKGKTYFNVTRLDFSEM, from the coding sequence ATGCTGAGAGAAAAAATAGTCCGTATCTGCCTGCTCCTGCTCCGGCTGGGGATGGGGGGCTTTTTCCTCTTTGTGGCGGGGCGCAAGCTGTTTCACCTGGACCAGCTCCAGGCGACCATTGACCGGTTCGCCATTTTCCCGGAAGCCTGGGGGCATCCCCTGGCCTGCCTGGGGGTGGCGTGCGAGATAGTGGTGGGGCTGGGGCTCCTGTTCCGCAGAACTTGCGCCGGTGCCGCCCTGCTGGGCAGTGCGCTCACGTTCACGTTCGTGGCCCTCTTCGTGCAGGGCTGGATCAGGGGGCTTGCCCTCTCCTGCAACTGTATCGGCGTGGAAAGGGAGGTGACCAGCTATCCCTTTGAAGTGGCATGGAGGCTGGGACTGTTCCTGCTGATGCTGGTGATCCTGTGGAACTCCTGCCGCAAGGGGAAAACGTATTTCAATGTAACGCGGCTGGATTTCAGTGAAATGTGA
- a CDS encoding phosphoribosylformylglycinamidine synthase subunit PurQ, giving the protein MPHALLLKYPGTNCDAETERALRAAGFSTQVQPIATATQEHVAKSQLVVLSGGFSYGDYVTSGRLAQLETERFLGDSLHRHHANDGLILGICNGFQILTKMGILPSSSLIDNKKERFECVWAKLVKVAKDSPFLQGLPDEFELPSAHAEGRLVTKPGDAEKYLAAGNVALQYVDNRDGCECSIAGLQDSTGRAMGLMPHPERFLLPRHHYDKDWAGNEDWGWGYFLFKSAFDALK; this is encoded by the coding sequence ATGCCTCACGCACTTTTACTGAAATACCCCGGCACCAACTGTGATGCGGAAACGGAACGCGCCCTGCGCGCAGCCGGCTTCTCCACGCAGGTCCAGCCCATCGCCACGGCCACGCAGGAACACGTCGCCAAATCCCAGCTCGTCGTCCTCAGCGGCGGTTTCAGCTACGGAGACTACGTCACCAGCGGACGCCTGGCCCAGCTGGAGACGGAACGCTTCCTGGGCGACTCCCTGCACAGGCACCATGCCAATGACGGCCTGATTCTGGGCATCTGCAACGGGTTCCAGATCCTTACCAAAATGGGCATCCTGCCTTCCTCCAGCCTCATTGACAACAAGAAGGAACGCTTTGAATGCGTGTGGGCCAAACTGGTGAAGGTGGCCAAGGATTCCCCTTTCCTGCAAGGGCTGCCGGATGAATTTGAACTGCCTTCCGCCCACGCGGAAGGGCGCCTGGTAACCAAACCCGGCGACGCGGAAAAATACCTGGCCGCCGGCAACGTGGCCCTGCAATACGTGGACAACCGGGACGGCTGCGAATGCAGCATCGCCGGCCTTCAGGACTCCACCGGCCGCGCCATGGGCCTGATGCCCCATCCGGAACGCTTCCTGCTGCCCCGCCACCATTACGACAAGGACTGGGCGGGCAATGAAGACTGGGGCTGGGGCTACTTCCTCTTCAAGTCCGCCTTTGACGCCCTCAAATAA
- a CDS encoding Rne/Rng family ribonuclease, whose product MLKKIKRAFGFGSCDPMEGSTIIINAEKLERRVALLENGVLEEYTIEREGEDNIVGGIFKGRVKNIEPGLKAMFVDIGQEKNAFLHFWDALPAALDSSLEEIEREGRPKKQQRKITSKDIPDIYPIGSEIMVQVTKGPIGTKGPRVTTNVSLAGRYLVLMPFTDQFGISRKIEDPKERLRLRQIMQKLNVPDGMGIIMRTVAQGQRYRHFVRDLAMLLEQWYGVEEKKEANAAPVCVYKEPDLIERTARDFLTDTVDNIICDDAETTEHMRSIAGKISRRAKRHIQHFPVRTPIFEELGIEKQINEAFQRQVLLPCGGYLVIDETEALIAIDVNTGRNKGTKDLDKTILDTNLEAAYEIARQLRLRNIGGLVVVDFIDMRHRKDQQAVYKAMKDRLKRDKAKTQVLQITPIGLMEMTRQRLNESLRESVHDPCPYCAGRGRVKSVMTMSVEIQRQIYACIQKYRDTIGDMVIVVNSEVLSRFKNEDASLLMELERQHSGRLIFRGDHNQHRESFAIYDARYDNKALYQSGQ is encoded by the coding sequence ATGCTTAAAAAAATTAAAAGAGCCTTCGGCTTCGGATCCTGTGATCCCATGGAAGGCTCCACCATCATCATCAATGCCGAGAAACTTGAACGCCGCGTAGCCCTTCTGGAAAACGGCGTACTGGAAGAATACACCATCGAGCGCGAAGGCGAAGACAACATCGTAGGCGGCATCTTCAAGGGCCGCGTCAAAAACATCGAGCCGGGCCTGAAGGCCATGTTCGTGGACATCGGCCAGGAAAAGAACGCCTTCCTCCACTTCTGGGACGCCCTGCCCGCCGCGCTGGATTCCAGCCTGGAAGAAATCGAACGCGAAGGGCGCCCGAAGAAGCAGCAGCGCAAAATCACGTCCAAGGACATTCCGGACATCTACCCCATCGGCTCCGAAATCATGGTGCAGGTCACCAAGGGTCCCATCGGCACCAAGGGCCCCCGCGTCACCACGAACGTCTCCCTGGCGGGCCGCTACCTGGTCCTGATGCCCTTCACGGACCAGTTCGGCATTTCCCGCAAGATTGAAGACCCCAAGGAACGCCTGCGCCTGCGCCAAATCATGCAGAAGCTGAACGTGCCGGACGGCATGGGCATCATCATGCGCACGGTGGCCCAGGGCCAGCGCTACCGCCACTTTGTCCGCGACCTCGCCATGCTGCTGGAGCAATGGTACGGCGTGGAGGAAAAGAAGGAGGCCAATGCCGCCCCCGTCTGCGTGTACAAGGAACCGGACCTGATTGAACGCACGGCCCGGGACTTCCTGACGGACACCGTGGACAACATCATCTGCGACGACGCGGAAACCACGGAGCACATGCGCTCCATTGCGGGGAAAATCTCCCGCCGCGCCAAGCGCCATATCCAGCACTTCCCCGTGCGCACGCCCATCTTTGAAGAACTGGGGATTGAAAAGCAAATCAATGAAGCCTTCCAGCGGCAGGTGCTCCTGCCCTGCGGCGGCTACCTGGTGATTGACGAGACGGAAGCCCTGATCGCCATTGACGTGAACACCGGGCGCAACAAAGGCACCAAGGACCTGGACAAGACCATTCTGGACACCAACCTGGAAGCCGCGTATGAAATCGCCCGCCAGCTCCGCCTGCGCAACATCGGCGGCCTGGTGGTGGTGGACTTCATCGACATGCGCCACCGGAAGGACCAGCAGGCCGTGTACAAGGCCATGAAGGACCGCCTGAAGCGTGACAAGGCCAAGACCCAGGTGCTCCAGATCACCCCCATCGGCCTGATGGAAATGACCCGCCAGCGGCTCAATGAAAGCCTCCGGGAATCCGTCCATGATCCATGCCCGTACTGCGCAGGCCGCGGCCGCGTCAAATCCGTGATGACCATGAGCGTGGAAATCCAGCGCCAGATTTACGCCTGCATCCAGAAATACCGGGACACCATCGGGGACATGGTCATCGTCGTGAACTCGGAAGTGCTCTCCCGCTTCAAGAATGAAGACGCCAGCCTCCTCATGGAGCTGGAACGCCAGCACAGCGGCAGGCTGATCTTCCGCGGAGACCACAACCAGCACCGCGAATCCTTCGCCATTTACGACGCCCGGTACGACAACAAGGCCCTGTACCAGTCCGGGCAGTAA
- a CDS encoding glycoside hydrolase family 2 TIM barrel-domain containing protein codes for MKVTNILVAAACVAGSFSLYADTVSDQEEAASSTGAYSVAGALRLPENITKRDVYGMNVGWKLFKGKNAPEGITSPDFNDSSWESVNLPNGIELLPEEASGCSNYQGPAWYRKTFTPPAQLEGKRNTLYFEGIMGKSEVWVNGEKAAEHFGGYLPVIVNLDKWLKPGQKNVIVVKTDNSNDGSYPPGKPQENLDFSYFGGIYRDVYLISTGPVYITDANEAGTVAGGGVFFRTESLDPRTRKGKVGVKVQVANQTDKEQKVRVQALMTDPKGVDPVGETAPLVIPPHSTGEVDIPLEISNVKPWSPDNPNLYTLSVEVWNAAGGKNAKDPAHLLDNRSMRVGVRTVEITDKGLVLNGSLFPEKLIGGNRHQDFARLGNAAPNNLQWQDAVKLRKAGMRVIRSAHYPQDPAFMDACDRLGLFVIVATPGWQFWGKGPFADRVYDDIRQMVRRDRNHPSVMMWEPILNETHYPADFAKKARDLVHEEYPYKGCYTACDAVAQGNQHYEVLYAHPATGDKHWSIKERKDSKPYFTREFGDNVDTWSAHNSTSRAARHWGEGPMMVQALHYLKTSFPFTTYDTLNAAPAYHFGGCLWHPFDHQRGYHPDPFYGGILDAFRQPKTSYYAFMSQRPQKTRNELGSGPVVYIANECTPFSPEDVTVFSNCDSVRLSVNGGAPVEKKVASYPNGLRRVPVVFPKAWDFMENKKLSRGGKEGAVKLVAEGLIGGKVVTRHEVRPARRAEKIRLRLDREEGVDLCANGSDVFAVVAEVTDNRGTVKRLNDEELVFTVEGPAELLTDSPDGTLTQPVKWGSAPALVRLGTKPGTVTVKASVKHPGSQKPVSGVLKFDTKAPGLKMLFTEDALGKVKKNAGAPSSAEAPASEREKSLQLELEKVRHELNSLRNDKVSAQQTHFE; via the coding sequence ATGAAAGTCACTAACATCCTAGTCGCGGCGGCTTGCGTAGCCGGTTCCTTCTCTCTTTATGCCGATACGGTTTCCGACCAGGAAGAAGCTGCGTCATCCACGGGAGCCTATTCCGTGGCGGGAGCCCTCCGCCTGCCGGAGAATATAACGAAAAGGGATGTCTACGGCATGAACGTGGGCTGGAAGCTGTTCAAGGGGAAGAATGCCCCGGAGGGAATAACCAGTCCGGATTTTAACGATTCCTCCTGGGAATCCGTCAACCTTCCCAACGGCATTGAGCTTCTCCCGGAAGAGGCCAGCGGCTGTTCCAACTACCAGGGGCCGGCATGGTACCGGAAGACGTTCACGCCCCCCGCCCAGCTGGAAGGAAAGAGGAACACCCTGTATTTTGAAGGCATCATGGGAAAGAGCGAGGTTTGGGTGAACGGGGAAAAGGCCGCGGAGCATTTTGGCGGGTATCTTCCCGTGATCGTTAATCTGGACAAGTGGCTGAAGCCGGGGCAAAAGAACGTCATCGTCGTGAAGACGGACAATTCCAACGACGGTTCCTATCCTCCCGGCAAGCCCCAGGAGAATCTGGATTTCTCCTACTTCGGGGGCATTTACCGTGACGTTTACCTGATTTCCACCGGCCCCGTGTACATCACGGACGCGAACGAGGCCGGAACCGTGGCCGGCGGCGGCGTCTTTTTCCGTACGGAATCGCTTGATCCCCGCACCCGCAAGGGCAAGGTGGGAGTGAAGGTGCAGGTGGCCAACCAGACGGACAAGGAGCAGAAGGTGCGCGTGCAGGCGTTGATGACGGACCCCAAGGGCGTGGACCCCGTCGGGGAGACCGCTCCCTTGGTCATCCCGCCCCACTCCACGGGTGAAGTGGACATTCCCCTGGAAATATCCAATGTGAAGCCGTGGTCCCCGGATAATCCCAATTTGTACACCCTGAGCGTGGAAGTGTGGAACGCCGCGGGCGGAAAGAATGCCAAGGATCCGGCCCACCTGCTGGACAACCGCTCCATGAGGGTGGGCGTCCGCACGGTGGAAATTACGGATAAGGGGCTGGTGCTGAACGGCTCCTTGTTCCCTGAAAAGCTGATCGGCGGCAACAGGCACCAGGATTTTGCCCGGCTGGGGAATGCCGCGCCCAACAACCTGCAATGGCAGGACGCCGTGAAGCTGAGGAAGGCGGGCATGCGCGTGATCCGGAGCGCCCACTATCCGCAGGATCCGGCCTTCATGGATGCCTGCGACCGTTTGGGCCTGTTCGTCATCGTCGCTACGCCGGGCTGGCAGTTCTGGGGCAAGGGGCCTTTTGCGGACCGGGTGTATGACGACATCCGCCAGATGGTGCGCCGGGACAGGAACCACCCCTCCGTGATGATGTGGGAGCCCATTCTGAACGAGACCCATTACCCGGCGGATTTCGCCAAGAAGGCCCGCGACCTGGTGCATGAGGAATATCCGTACAAGGGCTGTTACACCGCTTGTGACGCGGTGGCCCAGGGGAACCAGCATTACGAGGTGCTGTACGCCCACCCGGCCACGGGGGACAAGCACTGGTCCATCAAGGAGCGGAAGGACAGCAAGCCGTACTTTACCCGTGAATTCGGGGATAACGTGGATACCTGGTCCGCCCACAATTCCACCTCCCGCGCGGCGCGGCACTGGGGGGAAGGCCCTATGATGGTGCAGGCGCTCCATTACCTCAAGACTTCCTTTCCCTTCACCACGTATGATACGCTGAACGCCGCTCCGGCCTATCACTTCGGCGGCTGCCTGTGGCACCCCTTCGACCACCAGCGCGGCTATCATCCGGACCCGTTCTACGGCGGCATTCTGGATGCCTTCCGGCAGCCCAAGACCTCCTATTACGCCTTCATGTCCCAGCGGCCCCAGAAGACGCGCAACGAACTTGGTTCCGGTCCCGTGGTGTACATCGCCAACGAGTGCACGCCCTTTTCTCCGGAGGATGTGACCGTGTTTTCCAACTGTGATTCCGTTCGCCTGAGCGTCAACGGCGGCGCCCCGGTGGAAAAGAAGGTGGCTTCCTATCCCAACGGCCTCAGGCGCGTTCCCGTCGTGTTCCCGAAGGCCTGGGATTTCATGGAAAACAAGAAGCTCTCCCGCGGCGGCAAGGAAGGCGCGGTGAAGCTGGTGGCGGAAGGCCTGATAGGCGGCAAGGTGGTGACCAGGCATGAAGTGCGGCCGGCCCGCAGGGCGGAAAAAATCCGGCTGCGCCTGGACCGTGAGGAAGGCGTGGACCTGTGCGCCAACGGTTCCGACGTGTTTGCCGTGGTGGCGGAAGTTACGGACAACCGCGGAACGGTGAAGCGTCTGAATGACGAGGAACTTGTCTTCACCGTGGAAGGCCCTGCCGAGCTGCTGACGGATTCACCGGACGGTACCCTCACCCAGCCCGTCAAGTGGGGTTCCGCTCCGGCGCTGGTGCGCCTGGGCACGAAGCCCGGCACGGTGACGGTGAAGGCCTCCGTGAAGCACCCGGGCTCCCAAAAACCCGTCTCCGGCGTCTTAAAGTTTGACACGAAGGCCCCCGGGTTGAAAATGCTCTTCACGGAAGATGCCTTAGGCAAGGTGAAGAAGAACGCCGGCGCGCCGTCTTCCGCGGAAGCTCCTGCCTCAGAACGGGAGAAATCCCTCCAGCTGGAGCTGGAAAAGGTGCGCCATGAACTCAACTCCCTGCGCAATGACAAGGTAAGCGCCCAGCAGACACACTTTGAATAA
- a CDS encoding rod shape-determining protein, with translation MSSFFQKIVKLFSYDIGIDLGTANTLVNVKDQGIVLREPSVVAVKGDKVLAVGDEAKRMLGRTPGSVTAIRPLKDGVIADFYITEEMLRYFIKKATARYYLIKPRVLIAIPSGITEVERRAVKESAEAAGARRVHLIEEPMAAAIGVGLPVQEAAGNMIVDIGGGTTEVALISLSGIVYSRSVRCAGDELDDAIISYMRRTYNLMVGERTAEDIKIRIGSAYPLPQELSIEVKGRDLVAGLPKTVTIRSEEVREALTEQLNTIVDAVRTTLERCPPELAADLVDRGIVLAGGGALLRGLDQLLHEQTGLPIHIAEDPLSAVAEGTGKALQELDFFTNVTDAED, from the coding sequence ATGTCATCTTTCTTTCAGAAAATTGTCAAACTTTTCTCCTATGACATTGGCATTGACCTGGGAACCGCCAATACGCTGGTCAACGTCAAGGACCAGGGCATTGTTCTGCGCGAGCCCTCGGTCGTCGCCGTCAAGGGGGACAAGGTTCTGGCCGTGGGGGACGAAGCCAAGCGCATGCTGGGCCGCACCCCCGGCTCCGTCACGGCCATCCGGCCGCTGAAGGACGGCGTCATTGCCGACTTCTACATCACGGAGGAAATGCTCCGTTACTTCATCAAAAAGGCTACCGCCAGGTATTACCTGATCAAGCCCCGCGTGCTGATCGCCATCCCCTCCGGCATTACGGAAGTGGAACGCAGGGCCGTCAAGGAATCCGCGGAGGCGGCAGGCGCGCGCCGCGTGCACCTGATTGAGGAACCCATGGCCGCCGCCATCGGCGTAGGCCTTCCGGTACAGGAGGCCGCGGGCAACATGATCGTGGACATCGGCGGCGGCACCACGGAAGTGGCGCTCATTTCCCTCTCCGGCATCGTTTACAGCCGTTCCGTGCGCTGCGCCGGGGATGAGCTGGATGACGCCATCATCTCCTACATGAGGAGAACCTACAATCTTATGGTCGGGGAACGCACCGCCGAGGACATCAAAATCCGCATCGGCTCCGCTTATCCCCTGCCCCAGGAACTCTCTATCGAGGTCAAGGGCCGCGACCTGGTCGCGGGCCTGCCCAAGACAGTGACAATCCGATCAGAAGAAGTGCGTGAAGCGCTCACGGAACAACTCAACACGATTGTTGACGCCGTGCGGACGACTTTGGAACGCTGCCCCCCCGAACTGGCCGCCGACCTTGTGGACCGGGGGATCGTTCTGGCCGGCGGAGGCGCCCTGCTGCGCGGGCTGGACCAGCTCCTTCACGAGCAGACCGGCCTGCCCATCCACATTGCGGAAGATCCGCTGAGCGCCGTTGCGGAAGGTACCGGAAAGGCCCTTCAGGAACTGGACTTCTTCACTAATGTTACTGACGCGGAAGACTGA
- the purL gene encoding phosphoribosylformylglycinamidine synthase subunit PurL has protein sequence MSAKTYRTVPVRDLSSDELLELSKKQKLSLSREDMEVVQQIFREIDRDPTDVELEVIAQTWSEHCKHRIFSADISHSVNGGAPETVNSLFKTFIKKPSEKIMERKPGFVLSAFDDNAGFIALDDKLAVCLKAETHNHPSAIEPYAGANTGLGGVIRDILGAGKGAKPIASLDVFCFGAPDTDPASITAPDVIHPLGIMRGVVRGVRDYGNRMGIPTVNGAIQFDPTYIYNPLVFCGTAGVIPREDILKEMRPGLKVIVIGGRTGRDGLKGATFSSAALDEASHEEDFTAVQIGNPIEEKKTLDFIMEARERGLIVFITDCGAGGFSSAAGEMLSVTGGEIFLDNAPLKEPGLISWEIFLSESQERMVIAVEEKDLPELQKLADTFQTELTVLGHSDDTGILKVWHNGELVCSLDNSKLHDAPIKKLESVFTPGKGLTGQPLPDKDLNKSMETIMGDFAIVSREPIIREYDHEVQGNTILKPLAGAQSDAPQDGSVVDIDGSDKCMAMACAILPEWGKTDPYAMGTGTVDECVRQLILVGSNPDKIGLLDNFCMGNPEDPRELGRLVECVKAIAHAADAYNAPFISGKDSFYNYFETEDGPINVPVTFLCSGFGVVESPEHATGSSLRRTDSLLYLIGNTEDEMGGSVFARTHGVEDAKVPQTDCARNMALYKAYYDALTSGLVLSAHDVSEGGLAVTAAEMAFSGKGGVQLDLTKVPTAGGWKSPAVPLFSESTGRILVEVDPEFAADFEAAMNGFPCACIGKATEEKLLTATCCGGEKVLECDAAKLKKLWKDGLTPYY, from the coding sequence ATGTCCGCCAAAACCTACCGCACCGTTCCCGTGAGGGACCTGAGCAGCGACGAACTGCTTGAACTCAGCAAGAAGCAGAAGCTTTCCCTGTCCCGCGAAGACATGGAAGTGGTCCAGCAGATTTTCCGTGAAATCGACCGCGACCCCACGGACGTGGAGCTGGAAGTGATCGCCCAGACCTGGTCCGAGCACTGCAAACACCGCATTTTCTCCGCAGACATCAGCCACAGCGTGAACGGCGGCGCACCGGAAACCGTCAACAGCCTGTTCAAGACGTTCATCAAGAAGCCGTCTGAAAAGATCATGGAACGCAAGCCGGGCTTCGTGCTCAGCGCGTTTGACGACAACGCCGGCTTCATTGCCCTGGACGACAAGCTGGCCGTCTGCCTGAAGGCGGAAACGCACAACCATCCCTCCGCCATTGAACCGTACGCCGGGGCCAATACCGGCCTGGGCGGCGTCATCCGCGACATCCTGGGCGCGGGCAAGGGCGCCAAGCCCATCGCCTCCCTGGACGTCTTCTGCTTTGGCGCTCCGGATACGGACCCCGCCTCCATCACCGCCCCGGACGTCATCCATCCGCTGGGCATCATGCGCGGCGTGGTACGCGGCGTGCGGGATTACGGCAACCGCATGGGCATTCCCACCGTGAACGGCGCCATCCAGTTTGACCCCACTTACATTTACAATCCGCTCGTATTCTGCGGCACCGCCGGCGTCATTCCCCGCGAGGACATCCTGAAGGAGATGCGCCCGGGCCTCAAGGTGATCGTCATCGGCGGACGGACGGGCCGCGACGGCCTGAAGGGAGCCACCTTCTCCTCCGCCGCCTTGGACGAAGCCTCCCATGAAGAGGATTTCACCGCCGTGCAGATCGGCAACCCGATTGAAGAAAAGAAAACGCTGGACTTCATCATGGAAGCGCGGGAACGCGGCCTGATCGTCTTCATCACGGACTGCGGCGCGGGCGGCTTCTCCTCCGCAGCCGGGGAAATGCTCTCCGTCACGGGCGGGGAAATCTTCCTGGACAACGCCCCCCTGAAAGAACCGGGCCTTATCTCCTGGGAAATCTTCCTGTCGGAGTCCCAGGAGCGCATGGTCATCGCCGTGGAGGAAAAGGACCTGCCGGAACTCCAAAAGCTGGCCGATACGTTCCAGACGGAGCTGACCGTCCTGGGCCATTCCGACGACACCGGCATCCTCAAGGTCTGGCACAACGGGGAACTGGTCTGCTCCCTGGACAATTCCAAACTGCATGACGCCCCCATCAAGAAACTGGAATCCGTCTTCACCCCCGGCAAGGGCCTTACCGGCCAGCCGCTGCCGGACAAGGACCTGAACAAGTCCATGGAAACCATCATGGGGGACTTCGCCATCGTCTCCCGCGAGCCCATCATCCGCGAGTACGACCACGAGGTGCAGGGCAACACCATCCTGAAGCCCCTGGCAGGCGCCCAGTCCGACGCTCCGCAGGACGGCTCCGTGGTGGACATTGACGGTTCCGACAAGTGCATGGCCATGGCCTGCGCCATTCTTCCGGAATGGGGCAAGACGGACCCGTACGCCATGGGGACCGGCACGGTGGACGAATGCGTGCGCCAGCTCATCCTGGTGGGGTCCAACCCGGACAAGATCGGCCTCCTGGACAACTTCTGCATGGGCAACCCGGAAGACCCCAGGGAGCTCGGCCGCCTGGTGGAATGCGTGAAGGCCATCGCCCATGCGGCGGACGCCTACAACGCCCCCTTCATCTCCGGCAAGGACTCCTTCTACAATTACTTTGAAACGGAAGACGGCCCCATCAACGTGCCCGTCACCTTCCTCTGCTCCGGCTTCGGCGTGGTGGAAAGCCCGGAACATGCCACCGGTTCCTCCCTGCGCCGCACGGACAGCCTGCTGTACCTCATCGGCAACACGGAAGATGAAATGGGCGGTTCCGTCTTCGCCCGCACCCACGGCGTGGAAGACGCCAAAGTGCCCCAGACGGACTGCGCCAGGAACATGGCCCTGTACAAGGCTTATTACGATGCCCTGACCTCCGGCCTGGTGCTCTCCGCACACGACGTTTCCGAAGGCGGCCTGGCCGTCACGGCGGCGGAGATGGCCTTCTCCGGCAAGGGCGGCGTTCAACTGGACCTGACCAAGGTGCCGACCGCCGGCGGATGGAAATCCCCCGCAGTCCCCCTGTTCAGTGAAAGCACCGGACGCATTCTGGTGGAGGTGGACCCGGAATTTGCCGCGGACTTTGAGGCGGCCATGAACGGCTTCCCCTGCGCCTGCATCGGCAAGGCAACGGAAGAAAAACTCCTCACGGCCACCTGCTGCGGCGGGGAAAAGGTGCTGGAGTGCGACGCAGCCAAGCTCAAGAAGCTCTGGAAGGACGGCCTCACCCCCTACTATTGA